DNA from Cheilinus undulatus linkage group 20, ASM1832078v1, whole genome shotgun sequence:
CTCCATCTGTGTATTTAGTAATGTTATTATAGTAGTGTTATTATTGGGTTATTATGGTATTATTTTAGTAGTGTTGTTATAGTAATTTTATTATTGTACTGTTCTTATAAACTCCTATATCTGTGTATTTAGTAATGTTGTTATAGAATTATTGTAGTAGTGTTATTAGAGTAATGTTTTATAGTGTTATAGTAGTAGTATTAtagtaatgtttttattgtattgttaTTATAAACTCCTATCTGTGTATTAAGTAATGTTATTATAGTAGTGTTGTTAAAGTGTTATCATAAACGTGTTTATCAGAGTTTATTAATGTTTAGTAGTGTTATTATAAACACACAATCACTGTTTTAACTGAAAGCTTTAAATTGAACAACTGCAgttcaaaacaaaattttagTCCCAATTGGCAGTGTGATGAAATGTTTAGTGTTTTGATTTCTTTGAACACTTGAAGTcaaaatgattcattttatCATCGTgtatcattaaaacaaacactaaGTCTGACACCATGACTTAGAGCTAGTAGACAGCTTCAGAGTGCTTATAGACAGTAATACATATAGAAACATGGAGGAGtgtatgtacaaaatgactccatGTCCAATGATTCTTGTTGATGTGAGAGAACTGAGACTTCTCAggagttttgttttcttttagtaaGACAAACATAACAGCTCAGAGATCTCCTTGGCCTTGGGTTCCTTTGCTTTCTCgtttttctgataaaaaaaaaaacctacttttattttacaagaaaatgtgacatttagaaaaaaacaagtttaacaacaggagaaaaactttaaaaggtAAACATTTAGTGTTTAAGCATTAAGTTTAAGTTTTTGTGTCCTTCAGAGGATCTTCACAGAAGAGCACCTTCCTCCAGATCCGTCTCTGTGTTCCTTGGATTACTGTGTGTCCTCCTGCTGGCTGGAAATGTCGGACAGTTTCTCTTCTGTAAGTTATTTCTATCTCGCAGCACTCGCCGTGTTCTGGTTAAAATACTCCAGGTTCAGCTctttttaagataataaaaactAGAACTACATCAGtcgcatgtttttttttctttttcttttctgttatttCCACTCTACAGATCACTTTACCTTCCACCCCAAGTCTACGGAGCAGATTCAGGCTGGAGCTGCAGAGAGATACCAgttacagacaaactacagctCCTTAAAACAAAGGATGGATCAGCTACAGACCACACTGAGTAACTCTACAGAAGACAAAGACCAGCTGCAGACAAGCTACAAAAACTTAGAGCAAGAGAGGGatcagctacagacaaactacaaaAACTTAGAGCAAGAGAGGGATCAGCTAAAGACAAACTACAAAAACTTAGAGCAAGAGAAGGATCAGCTACAATCAAACTACAGCAACTTAGAACAAGCTAGGTatcagctacagacaaactacaggaACTTAGAACATGCGAGGGatcagctacagacaaactacagcaACTTAGAACAAGCTAGGTatcagctacagacaaactacaggaACTTAGAACATGCGAGGGatcagctacagacaaactacagcaACTTAGAACAAGCTAGGTatcagctacagacaaactacaggaACTTAGAACATTCGAGGGatcagctacagacaaactacagcaACTTAGAACAAGCTAGGTatcagctacagacaaactacaggaACTTAGAACATGCGAGGGatcagctacagacaaactacaggaACTTAGAACATGCGAGGGatcagctacagacaaactacagcgCCATAGAACAAGCTAGAGatcagctacagacaaactacgGCAACTTAGAACAAAGAATGGatcagctacagacaaactacgGCAACTTAGAACAAGAGAGAGATCAGCTACAAACAAACTACGGCAACTTAGAACAAAGGATGGatcagctacagacaaactacgGCAACTTAGAACAAGAGAGAGATCAGCTACAAACAAACTACGGCAACTTAGAACAAGAGAGGGATCAGCTACAAACAAACTACAGGACTGTGGAGCAAGTGAGGGatcagctacagacaaactacaggGACCTGCAGAAGAGCTCTGATAATCTGAAGAGAGAAAAGGATGAGCTACAAAGGAACTATTCCTCACTGGAGAGTGACAAGGACAAGCTGATAGCCAGCTACACGTATCTGAATGACAGTAAAAATCAACTT
Protein-coding regions in this window:
- the LOC121528010 gene encoding C-type lectin domain family 4 member F-like isoform X1, with the translated sequence MDLMEIDDSVYMTKNLTMKDLVTKEDLHRRAPSSRSVSVFLGLLCVLLLAGNVGQFLFYHFTFHPKSTEQIQAGAAERYQLQTNYSSLKQRMDQLQTTLSNSTEDKDQLQTSYKNLEQERDQLQTNYKNLEQERDQLKTNYKNLEQEKDQLQSNYSNLEQARYQLQTNYRNLEHARDQLQTNYSNLEQARYQLQTNYRNLEHARDQLQTNYSNLEQARYQLQTNYRNLEHSRDQLQTNYSNLEQARYQLQTNYRNLEHARDQLQTNYRNLEHARDQLQTNYSAIEQARDQLQTNYGNLEQRMDQLQTNYGNLEQERDQLQTNYGNLEQRMDQLQTNYGNLEQERDQLQTNYGNLEQERDQLQTNYRTVEQVRDQLQTNYRDLQKSSDNLKREKDELQRNYSSLESDKDKLIASYTYLNDSKNQLQSRYQSLSDDKDVLENSNNDLKREMKQLNTNYGTLKQEKDQLQTNLNNMQRNLNDLGKEKTELQTQLNSMRTNRDELQRSNSALRNDKDQLQRSKNDLQSKYNTLQRAKDQLRTDYNSLTAVRDQLQQRVNKMDRSCPSGWSKFGESCFHVSTTTRSWHSSRSFCTSNGGDLAIINTKDKMIFVRGLVDSDKLAWIGLNDHVSEGTWKWVDGTRVTTTFWGPGQPDNWNNVEDCGEIRHMKGVVDWNDDDCSFQRICICEKSP
- the LOC121528010 gene encoding putative leucine-rich repeat-containing protein DDB_G0290503 isoform X2, which encodes MDLMEIDDSVYMTKNLTMKDLVTKEDLHRRAPSSRSVSVFLGLLCVLLLAGNVGQFLFYHFTFHPKSTEQIQAGAAERYQLQTNYSSLKQRMDQLQTTLSNSTEDKDQLQTSYKNLEQERDQLQTNYKNLEQERDQLKTNYKNLEQEKDQLQSNYSNLEQARYQLQTNYRNLEHARDQLQTNYSNLEQARYQLQTNYRNLEHARDQLQTNYSNLEQARYQLQTNYRNLEHSRDQLQTNYSNLEQARYQLQTNYRNLEHARDQLQTNYRNLEHARDQLQTNYSAIEQARDQLQTNYGNLEQRMDQLQTNYGNLEQERDQLQTNYGNLEQRMDQLQTNYGNLEQERDQLQTNYGNLEQERDQLQTNYRTVEQVRDQLQTNYRDLQKSSDNLKREKDELQRNYSSLESDKDKLIASYTYLNDSKNQLQSRYQSLSDDKDVLENSNNDLKREMKQLNTNYGTLKQEKDQLQTNLNNMQRNLNDLGKEKTELQTQLNSMRTNRDELQRSNSALRNDKDQLQRSKNDLQSKYNTLQRAKDQLRTDYNSLTAVRDQLQQRVNKMDRSCPSGWSKFGESCFHVSTTTRSWHSSRSFCTSNGGDLAIINTKDKMILGAWAA